The following coding sequences lie in one Flavobacteriales bacterium genomic window:
- a CDS encoding PKD domain-containing protein, translated as MNIKNNLFLGLILFLSVATYAHEDKESDYHFTENKGQFDHVVKYHTKLHVGDIYFGSHSFTFDLYSPEDLDLVYKVRHDKRMRAQYGEKDITLRKSVYRMNFINSNTNVFLSPSENIGYVKNYLKGNDPSKWASDVESFEKLTYHEIYNGINAQLYTHDNHLKYDFIVNAGANPNNIIINYEGVSGLNLNHGILEISLPNTSVKELKPIAYQQVNGKKVIVDCEFVLSGNNVSFKFPQGYDNTKELIIDPTWVFSTLTGSTADNWGFTATYDDNDNFYGGGIAFSSGFPVSTGAYDVSFGGVIDAAIIKYNPTGTARIYATYIGGNRADQPHSLVTTPAGELIVMGATASRDFPTSAGAYQTTHGGGSNVSPNSATFTGGSDIFITKLNAAGNGIIGSTYIGGSGNDGLSLNTSLKFNYSDENRGEVVIDNNGDIYIASTSISNNYPTTAGAHKLTISGDYDAVVSKLSSGLNALLWSTYLGGSSGDAGYSIRVNETNNTVAVCGGTVSNNIGTTPGVIKPTYGGATDGYVGVLNNTNGSLSALTYIGTAQYDQAYILEVDKFGNVYTTGQTKGAYPVTSGTYSNTLANQFVHKMNSNLTSTGYSTVFGRANAAVNSAVDISITAFLVDNCSNVYVAGWGGGSNNEGTTTGMPVTGNAIKGTTDGSDFYFIVLERNATNLLYGTYFGHNSSDEHVDGGTSRFDKKGTIYQGVCAACGGGNNFPSSPGAYSSTNGSSNCNFGAIKIGLDFQGVVANADQPGDILLCGSPYNVDFSAGSTPPPNTYWDFGDGNTLGVGSFNTPTHTYADTGTYNIMYVAIDSSSCNISDTVYFDVRVINNGTLDAQINIPPYDPCDDSLTVTLQFTGSGADSLYWDMGNGTTFINDTLINYTYTTNGVFPIVFEAYDFACGGFNTVRDTIYFTPNYTTVNATPPGNQVFCAQPYQVNFSAGGTPPPNNYWDFGDGSGNSNLANPQYTYADTGSYNVMYVAIDSTTCNIADTAYFNVQLIKPADLDAQINIPPYDPCSPGGLTVNFEFTGTGADSLFWDMGNGTTFIDSTNFNYTYNTPGTYYIEFQAFDLTCNTTDTIRDTVLYNPNFTTVNATPPGNQTFCTQPYLVNFDAGATPPPNNYWDFGDGSGTSNLANPQYTYADTGSYTVMYVAIDSTTCNIADTAYFSVQLIKPADLDAQFNIPPYDPCQTSLTINLQFTGTGADSLYWNMGNGDVFINDTIINYSYNTPGTYIVSFEAYDLQCNNTEIFTDTVYFNPTLTQVNTVVPPDINICGTPLTVNFSSGSPAPPQNYWDFGDGNTSTTIDPSHDYASAGSYNIMFVSIDSTTCNIADTGYFAVNVHTAPDLNVNIAYVPPVPCEAVNYRVELSAVGSGADSIYWNMGDGMTFEDSTSVSYEYLSPGTYTISVSLFNYFCNKVVTETRVAEFIELGETTGIIPNVFTPNGDNWNDELVFVGVDHTQSYSIRIFNRWGRLVFESTDATKNWKGKDEAEGTYFYELRYTDVCSNEEKLKTGTVTLLRGPKKQ; from the coding sequence ATGAATATAAAAAACAATTTATTTCTTGGATTAATACTTTTTTTAAGTGTTGCAACTTATGCACACGAAGACAAAGAATCTGATTACCACTTTACTGAAAATAAAGGTCAATTTGACCATGTAGTTAAATATCATACCAAATTGCATGTAGGTGATATTTATTTTGGTTCTCATTCATTTACTTTCGATTTATACTCCCCTGAAGATTTAGATTTGGTGTATAAAGTTAGACACGACAAAAGAATGAGAGCTCAATATGGCGAGAAAGATATTACACTAAGAAAGAGTGTTTATAGAATGAATTTCATCAATTCTAATACGAATGTGTTTTTATCACCTAGTGAGAACATCGGCTATGTAAAAAACTATCTTAAAGGAAATGATCCTTCTAAATGGGCTTCTGATGTGGAATCTTTTGAAAAACTTACCTACCATGAAATTTATAATGGTATTAATGCTCAATTGTACACTCATGACAATCATTTAAAATATGATTTTATTGTTAATGCTGGTGCAAACCCAAATAACATTATTATTAACTATGAAGGAGTGTCTGGGTTAAATTTAAATCATGGAATTTTAGAAATTAGCCTACCTAACACATCTGTTAAGGAGTTAAAACCTATTGCCTACCAACAAGTAAATGGTAAAAAAGTTATCGTTGACTGTGAATTTGTTCTTTCTGGAAATAATGTTTCGTTTAAGTTCCCACAAGGTTACGACAATACTAAAGAATTAATTATTGATCCAACTTGGGTTTTTTCTACCCTAACTGGTTCAACAGCCGACAACTGGGGTTTTACTGCTACATATGATGATAATGATAATTTTTATGGCGGTGGAATTGCATTTAGTTCTGGCTTCCCTGTTTCAACTGGAGCTTATGATGTATCTTTTGGAGGAGTTATTGATGCTGCAATAATAAAATATAATCCAACTGGTACTGCTAGGATTTATGCTACATATATTGGTGGAAATAGAGCTGATCAACCACATAGCTTAGTAACCACTCCTGCCGGAGAATTAATTGTTATGGGAGCAACAGCATCTAGAGATTTTCCAACTAGTGCAGGAGCCTACCAGACTACACATGGTGGTGGTTCTAATGTTTCTCCAAACTCTGCAACTTTTACTGGTGGTTCGGATATTTTTATTACTAAGTTAAATGCTGCAGGTAATGGTATTATTGGTAGTACTTATATTGGTGGTAGTGGAAATGATGGATTATCGCTAAATACCAGTTTGAAATTTAACTACTCTGATGAAAATAGAGGTGAAGTTGTGATTGATAACAATGGAGATATTTATATTGCTTCAACTTCAATTTCTAACAACTACCCCACTACTGCAGGAGCTCATAAGCTAACCATTTCAGGCGATTACGATGCTGTAGTTTCTAAATTATCTTCTGGATTAAATGCCTTATTATGGTCAACATACTTAGGTGGTTCAAGTGGTGATGCAGGTTATTCAATTAGAGTTAATGAAACCAATAATACTGTTGCCGTTTGCGGGGGAACTGTTAGTAATAATATTGGAACGACACCTGGAGTTATTAAACCTACCTATGGTGGAGCGACTGACGGTTACGTTGGTGTTCTTAATAATACAAATGGTTCTTTAAGTGCGTTGACTTATATCGGTACTGCACAATATGATCAAGCATACATCCTTGAAGTTGATAAATTTGGTAATGTTTATACTACTGGACAAACTAAAGGAGCATACCCTGTAACTTCAGGTACCTATAGTAATACCTTGGCTAATCAATTTGTTCATAAAATGAATAGTAATTTAACGAGTACTGGCTATAGTACCGTTTTTGGTAGAGCAAATGCTGCTGTTAACTCAGCAGTAGATATTTCTATTACTGCATTCTTAGTGGATAATTGCAGCAACGTATATGTAGCTGGATGGGGAGGTGGAAGTAATAACGAAGGAACAACCACAGGAATGCCTGTTACAGGTAATGCTATTAAAGGAACAACTGATGGTAGTGATTTCTATTTTATTGTGTTAGAAAGAAACGCTACAAACCTTCTTTATGGTACATACTTTGGTCACAATAGTTCTGATGAACATGTTGATGGTGGAACTTCAAGATTTGATAAAAAAGGTACAATCTATCAAGGAGTTTGTGCAGCATGTGGTGGCGGAAACAATTTTCCTTCTTCACCTGGGGCTTATTCAAGTACTAACGGATCCTCAAATTGTAATTTTGGTGCCATAAAAATTGGGTTAGATTTTCAAGGTGTAGTTGCTAATGCAGATCAACCTGGCGATATACTTTTATGTGGATCACCATACAATGTAGATTTTTCTGCTGGATCTACTCCTCCACCAAATACCTATTGGGATTTTGGTGATGGTAATACATTAGGAGTTGGTAGTTTTAATACACCTACACATACATACGCAGATACGGGCACATATAATATCATGTATGTCGCAATTGACTCTTCTTCATGTAACATTTCTGATACAGTTTATTTTGATGTAAGAGTAATTAATAATGGTACTTTAGATGCTCAAATTAATATTCCTCCTTATGATCCTTGCGATGACAGTTTAACTGTTACATTACAATTCACAGGTTCTGGTGCTGATTCTTTATATTGGGATATGGGTAATGGAACTACTTTTATTAACGATACTTTAATTAATTACACGTATACAACAAATGGAGTTTTCCCTATTGTATTTGAAGCCTACGATTTTGCGTGCGGTGGATTTAACACCGTAAGGGACACCATCTATTTCACCCCCAACTATACAACTGTAAATGCTACACCTCCTGGCAACCAAGTTTTCTGTGCTCAACCATACCAAGTTAATTTTTCTGCTGGAGGTACTCCTCCTCCAAATAACTATTGGGATTTTGGTGATGGTTCTGGTAATTCTAATTTAGCCAATCCACAATATACCTATGCCGATACAGGTTCATACAATGTAATGTATGTTGCTATCGATTCGACAACTTGTAACATTGCGGATACAGCATACTTTAATGTTCAATTAATTAAACCGGCTGATTTAGATGCTCAAATCAATATTCCTCCTTATGACCCCTGTTCGCCGGGTGGGCTAACTGTTAACTTTGAGTTTACTGGTACAGGTGCTGACTCTCTATTTTGGGATATGGGTAATGGAACAACTTTTATTGATAGTACAAATTTTAATTATACTTATAATACTCCTGGAACTTATTATATAGAATTTCAAGCGTTTGATTTAACATGTAATACCACTGATACGATTAGAGATACTGTACTTTACAATCCTAATTTCACTACAGTAAATGCCACTCCTCCAGGAAATCAAACATTTTGTACTCAGCCTTATTTAGTGAATTTTGATGCAGGCGCTACTCCTCCACCTAATAACTACTGGGATTTTGGCGACGGATCTGGTACCTCTAATTTAGCTAATCCTCAATACACATACGCTGATACTGGTTCATATACCGTAATGTATGTTGCTATTGATTCTACAACTTGTAATATTGCTGATACCGCCTATTTTAGTGTTCAATTAATTAAGCCCGCAGATTTAGATGCTCAGTTTAATATTCCTCCTTATGATCCTTGTCAAACATCATTAACCATTAATTTACAGTTTACAGGTACTGGTGCTGATTCCTTGTACTGGAATATGGGTAATGGAGATGTATTTATTAATGACACAATAATCAATTATTCTTATAACACTCCTGGAACTTACATTGTAAGTTTTGAGGCCTATGATTTACAATGTAACAATACCGAAATATTTACTGATACGGTTTATTTTAATCCTACTTTAACTCAAGTAAATACGGTTGTTCCTCCAGATATTAATATTTGTGGTACACCACTTACAGTTAACTTCTCTTCAGGTTCTCCTGCTCCACCTCAGAACTACTGGGATTTTGGCGACGGGAATACCTCGACCACTATAGATCCTAGTCATGATTATGCTAGTGCTGGTTCTTATAACATTATGTTTGTTTCAATAGATTCAACAACTTGTAATATTGCCGACACTGGATACTTTGCAGTAAATGTTCACACCGCTCCTGATTTAAATGTAAATATTGCATATGTTCCACCTGTTCCTTGTGAAGCAGTAAATTATAGAGTTGAGCTAAGTGCAGTAGGTTCTGGTGCAGATTCTATTTACTGGAACATGGGTGATGGAATGACCTTTGAAGATTCAACAAGTGTTTCTTACGAATATTTATCTCCTGGAACGTACACCATTTCTGTTTCGTTATTTAACTACTTCTGTAATAAAGTAGTTACAGAAACTAGAGTTGCTGAGTTTATAGAACTTGGTGAAACTACAGGAATTATTCCTAACGTATTTACACCTAACGGTGATAATTGGAATGATGAATTGGTTTTTGTAGGTGTTGATCATACTCAATCATACAGTATTCGAATTTTTAATCGTTGGGGACGTTTAGTTTTTGAATCTACCGATGCAACTAAAAATTGGAAAGGTAAAGATGAAGCAGAAGGAACTTACTTCTACGAATTAAGATACACGGATGTTTGTAGTAACGAAGAAAAACTAAAAACAGGAACTGTAACATTATTAAGAGGTCCGAAAAAACAATAA
- a CDS encoding ethanolamine ammonia-lyase reactivating factor EutA, whose product MRYAAVDIGSNAVRLLFCDVDVYQNHKEVKKISLIRLPIRLGQDVFTKKKISNKNINNLIKALESFKNLASIYDVVAYRVCATSAMREAKNGKEVIDKIKKKTKIEIEIIDGDTEAKLILETHVTDKLDPTGTFLYIDVGGGSTELSIYSKGEQIQSKSFKIGTIRLKNDLVTEKTWKEMQSWIVKAIKKHQPEMAIGTGGNINKLYKMCGLKDYKLFGFSQLNDMNNLLLEHTIEERILKLGLKPDRADVITHAARIYLTVLKTAKIENIFVPKVGLADGIIYKLSEASY is encoded by the coding sequence ATGAGATATGCTGCTGTTGATATAGGTTCGAATGCTGTACGTTTACTTTTTTGTGATGTTGATGTTTATCAAAACCATAAAGAAGTAAAGAAAATATCTTTAATTCGTTTACCTATTCGATTGGGGCAGGATGTTTTCACAAAAAAGAAAATCTCGAACAAAAACATCAACAACTTAATAAAAGCTCTCGAATCATTTAAAAATCTGGCTTCTATTTATGATGTAGTAGCATATCGTGTTTGTGCTACATCAGCCATGCGTGAAGCAAAAAATGGCAAAGAAGTAATCGATAAAATAAAGAAAAAAACAAAAATTGAAATTGAAATTATTGATGGTGACACCGAAGCCAAATTAATTTTAGAAACACATGTTACCGATAAACTTGATCCAACAGGAACTTTTTTATATATCGACGTAGGTGGAGGGAGTACAGAACTTTCCATATATTCAAAAGGTGAACAAATACAATCCAAATCATTTAAAATTGGTACCATTCGTTTAAAAAATGATTTAGTTACTGAAAAAACTTGGAAAGAGATGCAGAGTTGGATTGTTAAAGCAATAAAAAAACATCAACCCGAAATGGCTATTGGAACTGGAGGCAATATCAATAAGCTTTATAAAATGTGTGGTTTAAAAGACTACAAATTGTTTGGTTTTAGTCAGCTAAACGATATGAATAACTTATTATTAGAACATACCATTGAGGAGCGGATTTTAAAATTGGGACTTAAACCTGACAGAGCAGATGTAATTACACATGCCGCCAGAATATATTTAACCGTTTTAAAAACCGCAAAAATTGAAAATATTTTTGTTCCTAAAGTTGGTTTAGCCGATGGTATTATATATAAGTTGAGTGAAGCTTCATATTAA
- the ppk1 gene encoding polyphosphate kinase 1: MTKNINYPIINRDQSWLSFNERVLQEAEDTNVPLIERLRFLGIFSNNLDEFYRIRVAASKRLVEAKIKSIEHEDESPKDLLHKINQISIKLEKRFEKAYKTLVKELENEHIYLVDETSLLPEHIDFVTEYFEQTVRPTLVPIMLHKKNPFPKLKGKSIYFGLKLQVSEKIFDYALMEIPSLILPRFISLPDVGNKKYIILLDDVIRYKLDSIFAIFNYKKIEAYTVKVTLDAELDIDQDISQSILDKISKSLKTRKNALPVRFVYDASIPDDLLDFIISKSRTTRNDSIIPGGRYHNFKDFINFPNVGRAGLKAEPLKPVKHPDLANKTSVFAEINKKDILLNYPYQTFTHLIDLLREAAIDPKVLSIKINLYRVAKNSKVVNALINAAKNGKKVTVVIELRARFDEEANIEWSNKMIDEGIRVIFGYPGLKVHSKLILITRKHRNKITRYAHIGTGNFHEINASIYSDTSLLTKDPRISNEVYKVFQLFKNNIDRPTFKHLTVSPFNTRRKINALIDSEIKNAKEGKPAYMIIKLNNLVDPLMIKKLYQASNAGVKIQLIIRGICSLIPGIKSVSENIEVVSIIDRFLEHSRLMVFCNNGEELYYLTSADWMSRNLDRRIEVGCPIYDKTLQQTIRKILDLQLADNTKARLINHKKSNVYKPIDKKNKIRSQISIYNYFKNQLANS, translated from the coding sequence ATGACAAAAAACATCAACTATCCAATCATCAATCGTGATCAAAGTTGGCTTTCTTTCAATGAAAGAGTTTTACAGGAAGCAGAAGATACCAATGTTCCTCTTATTGAGCGATTACGGTTTTTAGGCATTTTCTCTAATAATTTGGATGAGTTTTATCGAATACGTGTGGCGGCAAGTAAACGCTTGGTAGAGGCAAAGATAAAGTCAATTGAACACGAAGATGAATCACCAAAAGATTTATTACACAAGATAAATCAAATTTCAATAAAACTAGAGAAACGCTTTGAAAAAGCGTATAAAACCCTAGTTAAAGAACTAGAAAATGAACACATTTATTTAGTTGATGAAACCTCGTTACTACCTGAACATATTGATTTTGTAACCGAATATTTTGAGCAAACCGTTCGTCCTACATTAGTTCCAATAATGTTGCACAAAAAAAATCCATTTCCAAAACTAAAAGGTAAATCAATTTATTTCGGACTCAAACTTCAAGTGTCAGAAAAAATATTCGATTATGCTTTAATGGAAATACCATCTTTAATCTTGCCACGTTTTATTTCATTACCTGATGTTGGCAACAAAAAATACATCATTTTGTTAGATGATGTTATTCGATATAAATTGGATTCCATTTTTGCGATTTTTAATTACAAAAAAATTGAAGCTTACACCGTTAAGGTTACCCTTGATGCCGAATTAGATATTGATCAAGATATTTCGCAAAGTATTCTCGATAAAATATCAAAAAGCTTAAAAACTAGAAAAAATGCCTTGCCTGTTCGATTTGTTTACGACGCTTCCATTCCCGATGATTTGCTAGATTTTATTATCTCAAAAAGTAGAACAACACGTAACGATAGTATTATTCCAGGCGGTCGTTACCATAATTTTAAGGATTTTATCAATTTCCCAAATGTTGGAAGAGCTGGATTAAAAGCCGAGCCACTTAAACCAGTAAAGCACCCTGATTTAGCAAACAAAACCAGCGTTTTTGCCGAGATTAATAAAAAGGACATCCTCCTTAATTACCCTTATCAAACCTTTACCCATTTAATTGATTTGCTACGTGAAGCAGCAATCGACCCTAAAGTACTTTCCATAAAAATTAATTTATATCGAGTTGCCAAAAACTCAAAAGTGGTAAATGCATTAATTAATGCCGCTAAAAATGGAAAAAAAGTAACAGTAGTTATTGAGTTACGAGCAAGATTCGATGAGGAGGCTAACATTGAATGGTCGAATAAAATGATTGATGAAGGTATTCGCGTTATTTTTGGTTACCCAGGATTAAAGGTGCATTCAAAATTGATTTTAATTACTCGTAAACATCGTAACAAAATTACCAGATATGCTCACATAGGTACTGGAAATTTTCATGAAATAAATGCTTCTATTTATTCCGACACATCATTACTAACTAAAGACCCGCGAATTTCAAACGAGGTTTACAAGGTTTTTCAATTGTTTAAAAACAATATTGACCGCCCAACTTTTAAGCATCTAACTGTTTCGCCGTTTAATACACGAAGAAAAATAAATGCGTTAATCGACTCCGAAATAAAAAATGCAAAAGAAGGAAAACCAGCTTACATGATTATTAAACTCAATAATTTGGTTGACCCATTGATGATTAAAAAACTGTATCAAGCAAGTAATGCTGGAGTAAAAATACAATTGATAATTCGAGGAATTTGTTCGTTAATTCCAGGAATAAAAAGTGTAAGCGAAAATATTGAAGTAGTTAGTATTATCGACCGTTTTCTTGAACATTCGCGTTTAATGGTATTTTGTAATAATGGCGAAGAATTATATTATCTAACCTCCGCCGATTGGATGTCGAGAAACCTTGACAGAAGAATTGAAGTCGGCTGCCCCATTTATGACAAAACCCTTCAACAAACTATTAGAAAAATTTTGGACTTGCAATTAGCCGACAATACCAAGGCTAGGTTGATTAATCATAAAAAAAGCAATGTTTACAAGCCAATCGACAAAAAAAATAAAATCCGTTCGCAAATTAGCATTTATAATTATTTCAAAAATCAATTAGCGAATAGTTGA
- a CDS encoding PorT family protein: MKQTTLILILLLTVVTVKSQSVFRWGLVGGINASKVVSDTKTKSLNGYHGGLIAEIKTPTDWGFEVDALMSSKGTRIEGLNSNLETALLDYKLNYLDFPVLVKKYFLSVINVQAGPQFSYLLSANYDGNDVKSNLHSFDLAAVVGLGIDVKVAKASIRYNYGLTEIGKGDGHNSVLQITLGIWVN, from the coding sequence TTGAAACAAACTACTTTAATATTAATACTTCTTCTCACCGTTGTAACAGTAAAATCGCAATCTGTTTTTAGGTGGGGGTTAGTAGGAGGCATTAATGCTTCTAAAGTAGTTTCTGATACCAAAACAAAATCGTTAAACGGTTATCACGGAGGGTTAATTGCAGAAATTAAAACACCTACAGATTGGGGATTTGAAGTTGATGCACTGATGTCGTCTAAAGGTACTAGAATTGAAGGCTTAAATTCAAACTTAGAAACTGCTTTGTTGGATTACAAATTAAACTATTTAGATTTTCCAGTTTTGGTAAAAAAATATTTTCTTTCGGTAATCAATGTTCAAGCTGGACCACAATTTTCGTATTTGTTGAGTGCCAACTACGATGGAAATGATGTAAAATCAAACCTGCATAGTTTTGATTTAGCTGCTGTAGTTGGTTTAGGTATTGATGTAAAAGTAGCCAAAGCATCAATCCGATATAATTACGGACTTACAGAGATTGGAAAAGGAGATGGACACAACAGCGTGCTTCAAATTACTTTAGGCATTTGGGTAAATTAG
- a CDS encoding valine--tRNA ligase, producing MELAKTYSPQDIESKWYAYWLKNKFFESKPDHREPFTIVIPPPNVTGVLHMGHMLNNTIQDVLIRRARMLGYNACWVPGTDHASIATEAKVVNLLREKGITKADISREDFLKHAFEWKDKYGGIILEQLKKLGASCDWSRTRFTMEPKLNEAVVKSFVDLYNKGYVYKDWKIVNWDPTAKTTLSNEEVIRKDEQSKLYYVNYKIKDSNETITIATTRPETIMGDSAICVHPKDERYFHLHGKKAIVPMVNREIPIICDDYIDIEFGTGCLKVTPAHDTNDYEIGQKHGLEIIDTFNDDGTLNEKAQIFVGEDRFVARKKVAEYLKVQGHLAKVEDITNNVGYSERNPDTVVEPKLSLQWFVKMDDMVKPALENVMNDTIKFYPDKFKNTYKHWLDNFRDWPISRQLWWGQQIPAYYYNDANDYVVANNIDEALKLAQAKTGNTNLTIADLRQDEDVVDTWFSSWLWPIAVFDGFSEDQTDFNYYYPTNVLVTGWDIIFFWVARMIFAGYEFKNEKPFNDVYFTGMVRDKQRRKMSKSLGNSPDAIELMDRFGADGVRFGMLSCAAAGNDLLFDESLCEQGKNFCNKLWNAFKLVKGWEIDNSLPQPESAKIGNDWLNAKLNQTIATLEDHFAKYRLSDALMDTYKLIWDDFCSSYLEIVKPAYQQPIDQLTYQQTVGYFEQILTMLHPFMPFVTEELWQNIETRKDGESLMMNAYPKADKVDESLIEEFNFAMDVITEIRTLRKQKNIANKDQIELFVKNNQNTTTRFDCIISKLTNISNLTYVDDKIDGAFSFVVKSNEYFIPMSENIDVEAEKEKIKKELDYTLGFLNSVNKKLANEKFVNNAPEQVLAVERKKQAEAESKIKVLEEQLLNFA from the coding sequence ATGGAATTAGCAAAAACATATTCGCCACAAGACATCGAAAGCAAATGGTATGCTTACTGGTTAAAAAACAAGTTTTTTGAATCGAAACCCGACCACCGCGAGCCTTTTACCATTGTAATACCTCCACCAAACGTTACTGGAGTATTGCACATGGGGCACATGTTAAACAACACCATACAAGATGTGTTAATTCGTCGTGCTCGTATGTTGGGCTACAACGCTTGTTGGGTGCCAGGCACCGACCATGCTTCTATTGCTACCGAAGCCAAAGTGGTAAATTTGTTACGCGAAAAAGGCATTACCAAAGCCGATATTTCTCGTGAAGATTTTTTAAAACATGCCTTTGAGTGGAAAGACAAATACGGTGGTATTATTCTTGAACAATTAAAAAAATTAGGTGCAAGTTGCGATTGGAGTCGTACACGATTTACTATGGAACCGAAACTAAACGAGGCTGTGGTAAAATCGTTTGTAGATTTATACAACAAAGGTTACGTATATAAAGATTGGAAAATTGTAAACTGGGATCCAACCGCTAAAACAACCTTATCAAACGAGGAAGTTATACGTAAAGACGAGCAATCGAAACTTTACTATGTAAACTATAAGATAAAAGATAGCAACGAAACCATTACCATTGCTACTACCCGACCAGAAACCATTATGGGCGATAGTGCCATTTGTGTTCACCCAAAAGACGAGCGTTATTTTCATTTGCACGGCAAAAAGGCCATTGTACCGATGGTTAACCGCGAGATACCTATTATTTGTGACGATTACATCGACATTGAATTTGGTACAGGTTGCTTAAAAGTTACTCCTGCACACGATACCAACGATTATGAAATTGGTCAAAAACATGGCTTAGAAATTATCGACACCTTTAATGACGATGGAACACTGAATGAAAAAGCACAAATTTTTGTTGGTGAAGACCGTTTTGTAGCACGTAAAAAAGTAGCTGAATACTTAAAAGTTCAAGGGCATTTAGCAAAAGTAGAAGACATTACCAACAATGTTGGGTATTCTGAGCGTAACCCTGATACAGTAGTTGAACCAAAACTATCGTTACAATGGTTTGTAAAGATGGACGACATGGTAAAACCTGCGTTGGAAAACGTAATGAACGATACCATTAAATTTTATCCTGATAAATTTAAAAACACCTACAAACATTGGTTAGACAATTTTAGAGATTGGCCAATTTCTCGTCAGTTATGGTGGGGGCAACAAATACCGGCTTATTACTACAACGATGCGAACGATTATGTAGTGGCTAACAATATTGATGAGGCATTAAAACTGGCTCAAGCAAAAACAGGCAATACCAATTTAACCATTGCCGATTTGCGTCAAGATGAAGATGTGGTGGATACCTGGTTTTCTTCTTGGTTGTGGCCAATAGCAGTTTTTGATGGTTTTAGCGAAGACCAAACCGATTTTAATTACTACTACCCTACCAACGTATTGGTTACGGGTTGGGACATCATATTTTTCTGGGTTGCTCGAATGATTTTTGCAGGGTACGAGTTTAAAAACGAAAAACCATTTAACGATGTGTATTTTACTGGTATGGTTAGGGATAAACAACGTCGTAAAATGAGTAAATCGTTAGGTAATTCGCCAGATGCTATCGAGTTAATGGACAGATTTGGTGCTGATGGTGTTCGTTTCGGGATGTTATCGTGCGCAGCTGCAGGTAATGATTTGTTGTTTGATGAATCGCTCTGCGAACAAGGTAAAAATTTCTGTAACAAATTATGGAATGCCTTTAAATTGGTTAAAGGTTGGGAAATTGACAACAGTTTACCACAACCAGAAAGTGCTAAAATTGGTAACGATTGGTTAAACGCTAAATTAAACCAAACCATTGCTACGTTAGAGGATCATTTTGCTAAATACCGTTTGTCGGACGCCTTGATGGATACCTACAAACTCATTTGGGACGATTTCTGTTCGTCGTATTTAGAAATTGTAAAACCTGCTTACCAGCAACCTATCGATCAATTAACCTACCAACAAACTGTAGGTTATTTCGAACAAATTTTAACCATGCTTCACCCTTTTATGCCTTTTGTTACCGAAGAATTGTGGCAAAATATTGAAACCCGAAAAGATGGTGAATCGTTAATGATGAACGCTTACCCTAAAGCCGATAAAGTTGACGAAAGTTTAATTGAGGAATTTAATTTTGCGATGGATGTAATTACTGAAATAAGAACACTTCGTAAACAGAAAAACATTGCTAATAAAGACCAAATTGAATTGTTTGTAAAAAACAATCAAAATACAACTACCAGATTTGATTGTATCATTTCAAAACTGACAAATATATCTAACTTAACGTATGTTGATGATAAAATAGACGGAGCGTTTTCGTTTGTAGTAAAATCAAACGAATACTTTATACCAATGTCTGAAAACATTGATGTAGAAGCTGAAAAAGAAAAAATTAAAAAAGAGTTGGATTATACACTTGGTTTTTTAAACTCGGTAAACAAAAAATTAGCCAACGAAAAATTCGTAAACAATGCCCCAGAGCAAGTGTTAGCCGTTGAACGAAAAAAACAGGCTGAAGCTGAATCGAAAATTAAAGTATTGGAAGAACAATTATTAAACTTTGCTTAA